A stretch of DNA from Lotus japonicus ecotype B-129 chromosome 4, LjGifu_v1.2:
CATTCTATCCGGGCTTTGCTTCCTGGCGGATGTCACGGGAGCTCGAGGTCCACTACTACAACCAATGCAGAAGAGGAATGGGATGGTGTGGGAGCAATGGAAGACACAAAATCTCTGAAAGGTGAACTTTCTGCACTAAAATTATCAGGTGGAGGTAGCAGAAACCGCAAATTGAAAGGTATCATGTCAAAGAAGATATTCTCCAAGATTTGGTCAAGCAAAGAAAGGAATGGTGAGTTAACTAGCTCTGAGACATCAGAGAGCCCTGCTTCTACTGTTGTAGAGGAAACAAAATCTACCTCATCTAGAAGCAGGAGAATTTCAGTTTCATAGACCATATTCTTTTGCAGATTTTGAGTTCCATTCAATTGTTGTATAATCATTAGCAGTAGAAGTTAGAGCATAGTGACATTTTCCAGCTGATACATCAATGGAACTCATATCAAATGTTGGCATGCATGTGGTTGAAAAATGAAGCAACACGAAAAGTATATGTCAATTCTTGTGACTCCACctctctgattcacaaactggTGATACCAAATCAAAATCCATTTCTCCTTccttttcttttgaaatatttgttaatgcattaattaatcACGTGGCAAAGAAACCAAAACATCAGAATTCACAAAAGGAACCACAACATTTCTCCATCCTTTCTCCCACGCCATATGTAATGGACCAATAATCATCGAAAACGcccttgaaagaaaaaaaaaacaccatcGTCTTCTCCATTTTGTGTTTTTCATTTATGTGTAACCAGCACTGTTATCTTCTAGGACAGTGAAGCATCACCATTCATCGCCTTCCTTCCGTTAGAACAATGTTTTCCATTTCCATCATGAATCCATAAGCACAACAACCATTGTAGGACAGCTCTTATTTTACTCCATGTTTATGTTAAAAATACATGTTCGACATTGGTGGGATTATAACTAAAACAATACTGAAGTATATAATCTAGAATGCTTCAAGATTCAAGATTTTAGGGGAGGCATGAGTTCAGACTTGCTTACCAAGTATTTCTAAAGCTTAAATATTAGGTGAATGGTCAATTCATGGCTAAATTCATGCTGTGATTTGCTTGAGCCATGTTactaatttttttccacaattatACTCTGTTTATACTATTGTAATATACACACACTCAAATGAAATAATAATACTACCACTCGTGGTTCAGGGGCTTCAACAATGACATATGCTTGCCCCAGAACACATAAAACCTAGTCTGATTTTCATATATAGTCCAATTAGAACATACCCAAAGACAAGAGAACTCAGTTAAGACCTACCAAGGGAAATAGCATGGATGATGGGCCCGCTTTGCACAACAGGGTTTTACACTTGCTCTAGTGGATAAGGCTGGACCCTTTTTTCGGTCCCCATACTATAAATGGAGTTGGGTACCTCTCAACATTAAGATTATTGGTTTCACAAATAATCTAGAGTTGGGTACccttattttatctttcttaaaTCCACCATCTATCTGAGCCCATCAGTTTATTTCATAGTCTAGCTTTTTTTTACCCTCCACATGAAATAATTAATCATGTTCAAGTTTGAAACATTCAAATGCTGGTAGAGCAAACTTTTCAGTGGGTTTTTCTTGTTCTTTTCATGAGCAAAGCTCGAAATAACATTATTTAAGAGAAATCAATCATATATTACTTAAATCAACCATTCAATGTTGATGGTAGACTGAATTATCCCAATAGTTCTACCTAACAGATTAATAATCACAACAAATGCTTGAGGGTAGCTTacttggtgagctaagggaatgaagagatttacagggtgaagggtcagggttcgaatcctgacgaaggaactaatttactaacaattaacaattaacattggcttataaaaaaaaacaacaaatgcTTGACcaggaaaaataaaacaatttagtCAATATGGTAAGCTTTTTCCTCATTGCTTCCATGCCCTTTTTAATCCTTATGTCAAGTACAACATTGATTTACAGCCCAATTCCAAACAGATGGAGTCCTTATGGATAATATTAATATAGGACTTAGTTGTCACGGTACTTCTCGGCAAGTATGGTCACATTAGTCTAATCCCACCTtaaaatagatgaagaaaagagATTTTTGTCCTCCAAAAGTGTGTTAACAACATAAGAATATGATCCCACCTAAGGAAATACAAATTTAATGCTAGCCAAATTTGACTTTATAACTCGCCACATGTCAACTTGTCCTTAAAAACAAACCACTCAATTAAGCAAATAGAAGTATAGAACTTTACATGGTAGAAAAATGGTGAAAAATACTCACGGCAAGCCCTTAGCAATTaacctttcttttctttctgggaaataaatttaataatgaTCATTGTTTAGTCTTTTCTGTTTCCTTTCTTCTATGATGATTAATTCAATTGGCAGTCACTTTCTTTGTCTATGGCTTTCTTTTTTGTTCCTTGTCTCTCTCAGCTATCTGTGGCTTGGGAGTTTCCACATCTAAATAATGTTTATTTAAAAACTAGGCAAGACTGAATTTGCCTAACACTTCCACGCATAATTGACTAATCCCAAATATAAAGTGGatgattaatttaataattagatAAAGAATATAATCAAACTTTTGTTTCTGGTATCTGTCAAATGATAATACAGCACAGGTGCAAAATAATTAAAGATAACTCAGCCAATCCTTCACTCTTCACTTTTTAATTTCTTTGCGAGacatagaaaaataaaagtcaattgAGTATACTTGGATCAATGTTATcaaaattgattaattttttataaagtaAAATTGAGTAAttaatttaagtaaaattgtGTGTCGTAAatgtaaattaaaataatatgattCATATTTGAAGATCAGGGTAAGGTTGCCTTTCCCCTCTTAGGTCTTCCGTGGGATATTGGATGGTCTGTCTCATGCTCCAACCTCTTGGTGTGACGTCGTGCTTGGGAAGTTGAAGAACTCTTGCATACCTTGCGTCTCGTCAGCCGAGGATACATTGTTCATGGGTATAGGGTGTTGTTGTGAGCAAATTGTCAGAATTTCATATGAATTTATTATTCTAGATATTATTCTCCCTGCTCGGTGGTCGTAAGTTGAAGTGTCAGAGGATGGTGGGTTGCTATGGACGGTTAATTTATCGTTAAAGTTTTCTCGGTATTCTAAAAGAAAACTTTGTggggtttaatttttttgtttcttggTCTTATGGGGAGAAGTGATGTGTTGTTTCGATGGAACTCCCTTCAAAACCCTTATCTTATGTTCCTTTATTGCTTTTCCATTCGGgctcttgtattttttttaggtTGTACAACTTTGGCTCTTCAGCTCCTCGGGTTTTCTCTCACTTCTCTTGTGAAGTTACTTCTCTACCTCCTCTGTCTCCTAGCACCTGTTGTTGTGGAGGTTCCATTGAGACTAAAGTTGCTAAGCTTTCATCCCATCAGGCTTCTCTTGTTGGTTGGGTAGGCCCACAGAGCTCCACTTCGCATGTGGTTGTCCAGGACCTTGCAACGTTGTTGGCATATTTTCATCCTCGCGGATGCATGTTGTTTCCTTTGGTTCTTGTCTTGAATTTTAAGTTTTGgaaggatttgactcttagggtGTTGAGGAGGGTTTCTAACAGTTCGAAGCTCAATGTTTAGGTGAAGCTTATTGTCTTCTTTCTTTAGAGGATTCCTCTCCTATATCTATATAGGATGACCCAAAAAGAAGGGTTGAATCAAACAAAAGGATTTTCAAAGTTTAAATGGAGGTTCTTCGTGGTCTCATGGGCCACCAAAGAAGCAAAAGAGGGGGCGGCCTTCCCGGTCTGTAGTGGTCTCCTCTGCTGCTGCTAAGCTTTCATCTTTTTCGGAGGGAGGGGATGGTCTGTATGAAGCTTTTACTCCTTTTAGAGGTGTCTACTTGATAACCTGAGGTTTATTCTATCTTTGTCGAgccctttttctttctttctttttccttttgactCCTTTATTGAGTTTTTAGTCAAGTTAAATCCCTTTTTAGTTCATATTTGTatctgcattagtttaggtATTTTTAATCCATTTATTTAGTCTTCTTATTAGTTTTTATTACTTTTAGTTTGAGGTTAATTCTTATGGTCGGATTTGAACTGAAATTTTGTGAGATTATGAGTGTTGATGAGCTTTTGGGGGTTTTATTTGCTGAATTGAATAAAGGGATGATGAATTACCATGattaatgacatgttcccatgagttacattgttgttttgatggtttcttgagattcttttcaggtttgataggATTTTGATGGCTAATAATGATGATTGAAAGCCAAGTAATGAACCATAATGATAGATGAAGAAGGAGTTACAAAAAAATCAGAAGAGtcacgcatgtgcgccatgaatcccacgcacatgcgtggagctTCTGTTTGAAAAACCTgatgcccacgcatgtgcgccgtctgatccacgcacatgcgtggtggcaaAATCTGATGTTGCGAATTGTGCGATTTTGAGCGttttgcccacgcatgtgcgtggaggaggccacgcacatgcgtggattactgctggaaactctataaatagggattttgttatttctttgaGGCATCTTTGTATTTTCTGAGCAAAACTTAAGTTCtagtttcttggagcttgtgggaggcttcttggcactcttGATTCAGGTTTTTTTGCtcttttaatttgcattatgaatttcatagccatgcttggctaatttctctttgtattttggatgaagtgaaccttagttctgattatggtttaaacttcttattttcttatatgaataaagtttcttttccatgtatcttttctctgaatcaatCACTACAACAAACTTGCCATTTAGTGACAGTGGAAAACCGTCGGTAAAGGTTAAAAAACCGTAGGTATAGCCCAAAAAACTTATACTGACGGAAATATATTTCGTGGTTTTTATTTCGCTATACTGACTTCTATCCGTCGGTATAGTGTATAGTGACGGAAATACCCCCGTCAGAataatactttatgatttaccTATGAATTATCTTCCGTTGGTATAGGTAAAAAATCActaaaaaaaatttgtatttagCGGCGATTTTAACCGCCGCAATAAGggagaaattgaaagaaaattatATGGCAGGCCTAGCTGCCCGTTCCTCTTTCCAGAGCATCTGATGCTTTCATCTATCTCGCTGGTTATATTACTGTTTGATTGCATAATAAACATCATATCTGAATCTCTAATGCATCTATTTGATAGCCAGCAGGTAATAATACCAAACACTACAACTACCTTCGGTTAAGAAACTCAAAGGAACTCTTATTACTAAATACTCAGCTCTCAAGTCTACACTAACCAAAGCAAAAAATATCTAATATCACAAAACATTAACAAAAACTAGCAAAAGTGCACACAAACCAAAATATTAGCATTAAAGGAGAAAAGTCATAAACAACATTTTTTGATTAGATACACTTGAAGCACCTGCAATGAAGTCACACTTGCACTCAAGCTCTGATAAATATTGTAGATTCCTCAGTCTTGATACTTGCACATGTTATCTATTTGCCAAGTATCTGGTGCAACACAAGAACTAGAAATAGATGAAGGGAGACAAAAACTTAAATACCATTTGTCTCAAAATCAAAATACCATTTGTCGTTTGTGCAAGCTTCAACTTGCAGTTCATCAGCCACTAAAGAGAAACTTGGCCACTTCAAATCCCAAATGTCTCTATCGTACGTGTCCTTCAGCAACTACAATGGGCTATCcataattaaacaaaaaaatgggTCTTAGATACTAATTGTAATGGAAAATAAGCAAAACCTTAAACTACTGTAAGAGAACTCAATACTCTAAGAATTAGCATTCATGAATCACATAGTTATCCAATTTAAAAGGCTATGTACTGTAGGAGAAAAATGGCAATATAAGAATGTAATTTCTACTAGTTATGTAAGTAACAATGCTTGAAATAGATCAATATTCAATATAGTACACAAAAATCAGAAGTGGATCATGTAAAAATTCCTTTAAAGTGTAGTCAAAATTTTCCAAACCTTGCAACTACATTTTAAACAACAAAAAGCAGAAGACGCAACCAGCGATAAAATCTGGAGAATCATGTAACACATATTACTGAAGACAAAACCAAACAAGGGACTTCCAGTTTTTGCTTTGTTAAGTTTTGCATTTAACGAGTCCTGCAAGAAAAATATATTAGACAATCAAATAGAATAAACAACAATTAATAAACACCATAGGCTTCTTCAATAATCATATAAATAAAACCTGAACCAATGAAATCAATTTCGCCATTCACTTACAAGCTTATGCATATGCAttatataatttgattttaagAAACTTATACATGAAGATTAATAATATGCAAGATGTATGGTTCTTCAGTCATATAAAAAATGCAGCATAACTGCAAAAGACTATCTATAACTTTTTCTTAAGTTGCTACTTGGCTGGCTTAATTTCTCCAATGAACAAGGCAAAAAAAATCCTAGGAAAAACAACTCAGAACTGTGCACTGAACAGAATGAACAATAAGATTAATAGACAGCATACACCATGCAAATAtgcaatgaaaaataaataggaAACCACAAAGCACAAAAGCAGTTCATATAATCAGAGAAAAAGCTATTGCATCAATTTATCAATGTATAGTAGTttgaaaaataaacaattttACTTACTTTGGGAAGTAGCATCTTGGCCCCGGCAAAAGATTTTCATCACCATCCACATCCATACTACCAAGAGAACACTTAGTTATGATatgttaaaataaataaatgaaatcaTACAAACTAGCATTTAGAACACCAAAGAAACCCCCAAAAAAGTCTTAAGAATAATGATAAACCAGGCTTTCTCCTTGACAACTTCATGTCCTTTTCAAACCAATAAGTAAACTTAATCAGGGCAAATGAAATCAGGCATCCCAATtctatattttagaaaataaatattgcAAATATTCCTGTCAAGATTAATAGTGAGATCTTTGAACAATCAGCCTTTAATTTATGGAAACCATCAGCCTATAATTGCATATTAGCAATCTACAGCAATATTTTATAGAGCCATTGTGAGTTTGTGACTGACAAAGGAAAAAACATACAAAATACAGTAGTATGACTTACTCAAGCAAAGTACTCCACATAGCTTTGTATTTCTCATTAAGAGATGTGATCTGCTTATGCCTCAGGGACCAATTGTAATCAACAATAGCAATCTTCAATTCATCAATCCCTATCATAAGTGTAGTGTTGAATATATAAGCAAGAAGACAATCTACTATATCTTATAATGCTAGAGACTACCAAAACCAAAATCTAGCTACATATTAGGTGAAAAATGTATAATTATGTCAAGTATGCAAGCTATAATGTAGAAATGCATTCCACATTACCCAACCACATAAGATACACTTACCT
This window harbors:
- the LOC130713608 gene encoding probable ubiquitin-like-specific protease 2B isoform X1; translated protein: MWSLPLFFLSLSRCGVLLFRSAVLRCAVVHRHHCRDDLGIDELKIAIVDYNWSLRHKQITSLNEKYKAMWSTLLDMDVDGDENLLPGPRCYFPNPL
- the LOC130713608 gene encoding probable ubiquitin-like-specific protease 2B isoform X2, which encodes MWSLPLFFLSLSRCGVLLFRSAVLRCAVVHRHHCRDDLGIDELKIAIVDYNWSLRHKQITSLNEKYKAMWSTLLDMDVDGDENLLPGPRCYFPKTR